The following DNA comes from Candidatus Tanganyikabacteria bacterium.
GAGGAGGCCGCGGTGCGCGCCACCTTCTGCCTGGCGGTCAAAGCCGCCACCGTACGCTCGCGGGAGTTGGGCCAGGAGGCGCAGAGCCGGGAGGCGCACCCGACCAAACCGCTCTCGGAACGCCGGCTGCTTTTCCCGGCAACGGCGGAAAAGCCCGATTCGAGTGCCGGCGTGACCAACCAGTAGGAGGCGAGAGCGCGATGATCACGCTGCTGCGCGAGGTCCTGGGAATCGTTTTCCAGGTGTGGTCCTTCCTGCTGCTCGCGTGGGTCATCCTGTCGTGGATCCCCTCGATCCCGCGCTACCACCCGGTCGTGCAGACCGTGGAGCGCCTGGTCGAGCCCACCATCCGGCCGTTCCGGCGGCTGCTGCCGGGCCTCGGGCCCATCGACGTCTCGCCTCTCATCGCCATCGCCGTCTACCAGATGGTCTGGCTCGTACTCGATCGCATGCTCGCCGAGGCGGCCGGCGGCTTCTACTAAAGCCGTCTTAGCCTGATTTGAGTCGAGTGGGGCCGGCCTCTGTGCCGGCCGGCAGAGACGCCGGCCCCACCCGAAGTATCAGGTCTACCTTGAATCGGGCTGATCTAAACAGACTCGCGTTGGTCGAGGCGCCAGTCGAAAACGATCGACGGTCAAAGTGAGTGTGTATAGTCCAATCAGTTGGTTGGGGTCGAGTAGAGCAACCCCAGCGTCGCGCGCTCGGAAGCCGCGAAGCCGGCCGACATGTAGTCGCCGTCGTCCCCGCGGGTGTTCATCACCCCGGTCGTCGGGTTGTGGGCCATTCCCGCGATGTGGCCCATCTCGTGAAGGGCGACGTGCCGGAAGTACTCGGGGTACTGCGGGTTTTCCGGCGGCAGGGTGCCGAAGTTCATCATGATGCGGGCCGTGAGGTAGTAGCGGGCGGGGTCGGGGAACAGGCCCAGCGACCCGCCGGGGTTGTCGGCGGGCGTGACCGCCGTGGTGGAGGCGTAGCCCGCGTACCGGGCTCCCGGCGCGTCCTCGTTGCTGACGGGGATGTCCCCGCCGCCGGAGCGCAACTCGAAGACATTGCGGCCGATCGCGGCGTTCAGGGCGGAGACGGCCTGCCCCAGGAGGGCGACCTCCGACGACGTGAAGTCGCGGACGCCCTTGACCGGGTAGAACGCGGCGCGGTTCCAGCGGTAATAGAAGATGTCGCCGCGCAGGTTGACCGTGAGCAGCGGGGAATAGTCCGTACCGGCCGCCTTCCGGGCGTCCACCGCCACCGTCGAGAGCAACTGCGAGCCGTTGCCTCCGCCACCCGGGGCCGGCGTGGCGCCGGGGCCCGGCGCCGGGGTGGCCGTGGCCGTTCCTCCGCCGCCGCTGCCGCCGGCACCACTGCCGCCTCCCGATCCCGCCGACACCGCGCCGATGTCCGGGACGCGGGCGACCGGCCCCGCGGCGTCGGAGTTGGCGAAGTCGGGCAACTCCCTGGCCGCTCTCCCGACCGTGGCGCAGGCCGACAGTGCGATAGCCGGCAGCAGGAACCAGATCCGGCGCATACCGGGTACTTACCCGGATTCAGAACTTGACGCCGGCCCGGGCTCCCAGCAGGACGGCGTCGGCGGCCCCGGCTGCGTCCAGGCGCCGCGCGTCGGTCAGATCCAGGGCGACGCTCGCG
Coding sequences within:
- a CDS encoding YggT family protein, which codes for MITLLREVLGIVFQVWSFLLLAWVILSWIPSIPRYHPVVQTVERLVEPTIRPFRRLLPGLGPIDVSPLIAIAVYQMVWLVLDRMLAEAAGGFY